In the genome of Streptomyces sp. SAI-127, the window CACCACGGCGACCTGCAGGTGCGACGCGGGATGCTGCGCACCTGTGCCCGGCACGTGGCGGCGGGCGGCAGTGTACTGATCCAGCGCGAGGGCGAGGACTATCACTCCGATCTGCCGCGCGAGCGCAGCGAGATGGGGGTCCCCCCGGCCGAAGGCTGGGGGAGGGTCGACCCCAGCGGTTACACCGTGCGGATCGTCTCCTCGGAGCCGGTGGCAGAGGGCGTGAACTCGGTGTACGCGGAGTACGAGTTCCCGGACGCGACCTGGACCCAGACGTTCCAGTCCCGCCCACTGACGAAGGAGCAGTTCGAGGAGGCGCTGGCGGAGGCGGGGTTGAAGGTGGACCGGTATCTGACGGAGGACCGGATATGGGTGCGGGCGGTGGCGGCCTGAAGGAAAAGGTTGTGGAGCGGCGATGAGTTCGGGTGCGGGTGCGGGTCTACCTCTGCGACAGCAACACGGACCGCTTCCCACAGGAGACCCCGATGTCCGAGACCACCGTCCCCGTCACCCGTACCGCCGCTTCCTCCGCCGCCGCCCCTGTCATCGCCGAGTCCTCGACCGTACGCGGCCGCCGGGCCCGGATCGCCCTGCGCACCCTGCAGGTCGTGCTCGCCCTCTTCTACGTCGTCGCGAGCGCGCTCCCCAAGCTGATCGCGCACCCCTCGGCCGCCGAGGGCTTCGACAAAATGGGCTGGGGCAGCGCGGGGATGTACATCATCGGCGTGCTCGAACTGGCCGGTGGGATCGCCCTGTTGATCCCGGTGCTGCAGTCGGTGGCGGCCATGGCGCTGAGCGGGCTGATGGTCGGCGCGTTCGTCGTCCAGCTCACCTACTTCGACGGGGAGAACGCGGCGACTCCGCTCATCCTGATCGTCCCGCTCGCCCTGATCGCCTGGGCCCGGCGCCGGCACAACGCGGACCTGCTGCGACTGGTGCGACGACGGGCGTGAGGAGAGCCGCCCCACGGCCACCACCGTGAGGCCGGTGCCCTGCCCTTCGGGAGGGGACCGGCCTCACGGTGGTGGCCGACGGTTGCTTGTCCGCCGACGCCGGAGCAGCGTCCTGTTGCGCCTCAGCGTCCGGTACTGCCCGAGTGGCCGCCCCTGTTCGAGCGTCTGTCCCGGTCGGAGCGGCGTGCCCCGCCCGGACTGTCGGGGCTGCCCGAGCCGTCGGGCCCACCGGAGCCGGCGATCGCGTCCCGGTCGCCGAATCCCTCCGAGCCGCTGTGCCCGCCCGGGCCGCCGAAGCGGGTGCGGCGGTTGCCTTCCGTGAGGCCGCGCAGGCGTTCCAGCTCGCGGCGGTCGCGCTTGGTCGGGCGGCCGGTGCCGCGATCGCGGAGGCCGGCGGGGGCGACGGCCGTGCGAGGCGGGGGCGGAGGAGAGTTGTCGACGTAGCACTGAACGGCCACGGGGGCGCCGACCCGCTTGCGGATCAGACGCTTGACGACGACGATCCGCTCCCGGCCCTCCTGGCGGACGCGCACCTCGTCGCCGACGCGCAGGGAGTGGGCGGGCTTCACGCGCTCGCCGTTCACCTGTACATGCCCGCCCCGGCATGCGGTGGCTCCGGCGGAACGGGTCTTGAACAGCCGGACGGACCAGATCCAGCTGTCGATCCGCACGCTCTCGCCGTTCTGCGGCCCGGCGGCCTCCGCGGCGGCGACCGCGGCGGCGATCTTCGGGTCCGGTGCCTCGGGGGCCGTGCGGCCGGGGTCGGCGACCTTCGCGTCAGGAGCCTCGG includes:
- a CDS encoding class I SAM-dependent methyltransferase, which gives rise to MRAGHQGTGPGAITPDGCAVELYSRLRIGPEPDIIAGAVPAGAHILELGCGVGRMTRPLLERGFTITAVDESPDMLERVRGARTICGTIEDLDLGETFDVVMLASFLVHHGDLQVRRGMLRTCARHVAAGGSVLIQREGEDYHSDLPRERSEMGVPPAEGWGRVDPSGYTVRIVSSEPVAEGVNSVYAEYEFPDATWTQTFQSRPLTKEQFEEALAEAGLKVDRYLTEDRIWVRAVAA
- a CDS encoding RNA-binding S4 domain-containing protein, giving the protein MAVERTDDNETGGTGRAGTTAEAPDAKVADPGRTAPEAPDPKIAAAVAAAEAAGPQNGESVRIDSWIWSVRLFKTRSAGATACRGGHVQVNGERVKPAHSLRVGDEVRVRQEGRERIVVVKRLIRKRVGAPVAVQCYVDNSPPPPPRTAVAPAGLRDRGTGRPTKRDRRELERLRGLTEGNRRTRFGGPGGHSGSEGFGDRDAIAGSGGPDGSGSPDSPGGARRSDRDRRSNRGGHSGSTGR
- a CDS encoding DoxX family protein, encoding MSETTVPVTRTAASSAAAPVIAESSTVRGRRARIALRTLQVVLALFYVVASALPKLIAHPSAAEGFDKMGWGSAGMYIIGVLELAGGIALLIPVLQSVAAMALSGLMVGAFVVQLTYFDGENAATPLILIVPLALIAWARRRHNADLLRLVRRRA